ATGTCCATAATTTTGCAACATCATCACTCGACCTgatacagtttaaatgtttatttaattgATTTTTACAGGGATTGAAAAGTATTTGCTGATATATGAacattatcattattttatGGATGGCCTGAAGTACAGAAGACAATATGTGTAGTATTGTACATAAGTGTTGGTTCTGTGTTTGGCTGTTGGTTGTGTTTTCGAAATGTACAGATTGTGTTTATTCTCTCCACTCAGAGTTTATCGTCAAGAGAGCAACTTTCAGCCCACTCAAGCTCATCTTTACTGTTTTTTAAGGAATAATTTGCACATTGGGTGTTGTAAATTGATCCTTTAAGCAGGGATTTGACAGTTTGAGGATAGAAGGAGGAGATTAAAATTGGGCAGTGGTCTTGTTTGTTCTTAGGCTACAGATGGGATGGCCCCACTACGGCACAAACCTTCGGGGCATGTAGCGTAAATAACCAGGAAGAAGAAGGGTGTGGATTCAGTCTTACTAACCTTTGTCCCAAAGTCATTAGTGTTGAACAAAGCAGCAGctgtttgtacagtatgtgttgtgcCACAGCATGGGTGCCCAGCCTTGCTTAATATCTCTAGGCCCAAGTAATCTTTTCATTCCAGGCAGGATTtatagacagacacacgcacgcacacacgcgcacacgcacgcacgcacgcacacacacacacacacacacacacacacacacacacacacacacacacacacacacacacacacacacacacacacacacacacacacacacacacacaaaacagggcCATTCAGCACAAGTATGAATGATCATATTATAATCTAAAATCAGCATTGGTTAgtgttatacagtatgtgtttaaCATTATTGATTGTTATTCAGACCAGTGTGTTGCTGACTGAAACTTGAACCCCATGAATGTGGATTTTAGTCCAGCTGATTACTAAGAAGAGATTATATTTATAAATCTGACCCCAACACAAAATGGGATTTGTAACATTTGTACGTTTGTTTCAGAATTCAGATTTTATTGATATAAGTGTGAATTTTCCCACATCTTGCAAGGGAATGACAGGAATGCAGGGGCTGTAGTAGTTAACTTAAAGACGTTCAGTTTTGTAACATTGATTTCACTTGAATGAGAGCAGGAACTGAATTGGCATTGACCTTGGAACCTCGCTAACAATAGTTCCTTTCTTATGTTTCTTGGCTCCACTCCCTTACCATCTCTGTGTGGGGAATTCTTCTCTCCCCCCTCGGGCTCATTCTTCTCCTTTGCTTCACCCTTTCCTCCCACTGATCTTTGTGTTTATACCTCTCCAGATCTGCAAGAGTCCGTCCATGGACGCCAAACAGGGCCATCTCTACGGTCTATCAGTGCAGCAGAGCATGCCTCCCCACTTCAACCTCCAGCAGGACTGTGGCCACTTTCTCGCTTGTGTCCCCCAGAGCATGTTGCCTTCTGACGAAGTCTCTCTGCCCACCACACCTCCTTCATCGCTGCCTCAGCCCTCCGTGTCTGCGCCTGGTCAACAGGTAGAACGAGAGCGAGTGGTGGTCATCACCTCTGAGATCCCTCGGCAGACAGCAGCTGACTTCGTCAGGGAGTGGGCGGCGTTCCATAAAAGTCAGCCCGAAGTCTATGAGCGGCGTGTATGcttcctcctcctgcagctctgCCATGGTCTGGAGCACTTGAAGGAGCACGGGGTCACGCACCGCGACCTCTGCCTCGAAAACCTGTTGTTGGTGCCTCATCTCCGCAGGCCCTCCCAGTTCCCCCAACAAACCACCACTGACAACGGCCCCAGTAACGGTTCAAGTGGTGTAGACAGTCAGCGTCACCTTCCCCGGCTCCTCATCAGCAACTTTGCTAAGGCCAAGCGTCGCTCCTCCGAGGATGCTGCCTCAACCAGTGTGGACCCTCGCATCAAACGTGACCACGCCAGATTGGCGCCTGAGATCGTCTCAGCAGCCCAGTACCGTAAATTTGACGAGTTCCAGACAGGCATCTTGATCTATGAGCTCCTCCACCAAGCCAACCCATTTGAGGTGAGTCCAGCTCTGAAGGAACAAGACTACCGCTGTGAGGAGTTGCCTCCaatcccctctgtctccctttactccgccggcctccagaggcTGGCCCAGCTCTTGCTCCAACCTGACCCCATCAAACGCATCCATATCCAGGAGGCCAAGCGCATACTGCAGAGCCTTCTCTGGGGCCCCAGGAAGGACCTGATGGAGCAGCAGCGGGAGAGACATGGACAGGGAGTTGGCTTTGTCGATGGATCCCGACACGAGGGCCTCTTGAACTGGCTGGATGTGAAACGGGCCCTGCTGATGATGAAATTCGCAGAGCGTTCACTGGAGCCCGAGAGGAACGCTGAGCTGGAGGACTGGTTGTGCTGTCAGTACTTTTCCTCGGCtcaccctctgtctctctgccataCTGCTGAACTGCTCTACTCGCTAAAGTGACGctaaaatgtgtgtgagtggagCCAAattaatgtgtgaatgtgtgtatgagAAAGACCAATAATGTCAAAGTTAATGTCCTGACACTATGGATGGGAGATACTGTGAACCTACCCAGTGTTTGTGCTACTGCTGCATGCATGAGAGCGGTGCATCAACCTAACCGTCGTCCACTCTCTACCTTTTACACAAACAGTATCTTGACACAGACTGTCAACTTAGCAAAGAAATAACCAGTAAAAATgcagctgtttttaaatgttcttgTAACAGTCAGACATATGGACAAAAATCACACAAACATTCACTTACCGACTAGAATCCCTTTGTGCCAGTGAGGCTGATAAATACATCTGTAAAAAAGGAAGAATATGGACAGTATTCATAATTCTGTAATACATTTACCAAAGTGTCATGTTTGACACTGTATTAAGACATTTTACCCACTCAGAACAGGCTAATAATTCATAACCTTATTCTGTGTCAGCCAGCTTTGCAAAGTAATGCTGTGTGATATCTATGTAAATATGCAGctaacttttaattttaatagAAATATGAGGTCACTAGCACCTTTTCTGTCCTGTTTATTCATAGGCACATAGTGCTGTACTGTATACTGTGTAAACAACACAAATTTAACTGTTCTTTACCATTACCGATAATGCAAATTCCTCAGTGAATACTGGTGTACTAGTACACAAGCCTAGTCACAGCATTGCACAATAAAGACTTAGTATGAATTAATCATAAGCCATACTGTCTAACACAACTCAATATTAATTGGATTGACAAAAAACAATTGGCAACATTGCCGATTGCTTCTACTGAATGGATGCCCAGTTTTTCCTTGTGCTTACTTTaagtatatatttaaatattttgacatttgtcACAGTGCCTTTTGTTCTTTGTATACGTTAACAGTGACTCAAAAGCCAAATGTAATTATTACTGATCATTCGTCCTTTGTGAAACTGGCCTTTCACCAAATGTTCTATGAACAACTTTGTACAGTAATTTGTAGATGATATTACAAGAAAAATGAGCCCAAGCAGGTCTTAAAAAGCCATGAATATCAGCAGcagttaaaaaatatttatgttaTAATTTGTTATCCTGTAGTAGTCACTGGAATTTCTCTGTTTATTTTCATATGTGGATTATCAAGTTATTTGTTTCTTTGGCACAGCAGCAGCTGGGCCTGTTTTCTTGCCTCCTGTGTCCCATGTAGGCTGCAGAGAAAGCTTCAAGTTAACTTCACGTATTTTATCTCCAACAAAGAATTTCCTAATAAAGTCAAGAATTTAACAGCCTGCACCAGGTTTTAGTCCATGACTGACTGATGTTTCTAATGTtgcagaaagaagaaaaaaacatattcagaACTCACAACTAATACATTATTGATTTgaattattttgtgtgtgcCTCAACTATTTGCATCTATCAATAAACTGTGCATATATTTTCTCACAGTATTATCTGGTGTTTTGACCTTTTTTTGGATGCATACCCTTTAATGAATGGGCTATTAATGTTATTTTGGCATAAGCAGCTGCCTCTACTGTGAAACTACTAGAACACCTGCAAAAGATTTCAACTTTTAGACAGACATTCCTTGCAAATGGTAAAATTCAATAGGAAATGAGGGCTTGATTGGAGTCCAGTCCTCATGTCTTGTGACACAGGGTCTTGGGTGTTATTTTGATGTACAACATGCATACAAAGTAACTTAGTCTTTGTTATGTGTATTGTCTTACTCTATTTTCCAACTTAAAATTCCTTTTGCTCTAAAGCACATTTATGCAAGGCAGTGCGGCATCTATTGTAATTGCAAAATGAAAAATCTAAACCATGTAACAACCAGGGAAATGTTTGAATATACATAAACTACAGTAGTTCTTTGTGCAGGGATTAAAGCAATTGATGCAATTTTCAAACtgaagaaaatataaaaaggcaaaaaactAACAAAGAAAGCCAGCTAATGGAGAAGCATCTACTGTTGCAGGGTAGACAGAGAGCGCATTGCACGGATCAACACAACAGGTTGTATGTGGAGTGGAATCTCAATTTGAGTTTGGAGCCTCAGGCCAAAACTAGACCCCAGACTtccaatccccccccccccacgtaGCTTTCTGCTTCACATCACTCCTTCAAAACCACTGGCTGCTCCCTTGTCATAGGTGGAACTATGTTGCTATGGTGTTTTGACCAATGGAATGGCATTTCCAGGAACGCAGtcagtctctgtctccctctctctttcacacactcaCCGAGTGAAGCAGCCTGTTGAGCAAAAATCCAAATAACCCCCTGGTAACAACAGTAAGGCTCCCTCCTTTGTTTGTCCAGTGAACACTGGTCAGGAGGTTGCATACTTTATTTGAGCAAATATGCAACCCAGCACACCGTCTTCAGCATAGAACCTAAGAGGACAAAAAACAAGACACATTATTTAAAGTAATGTGAAACATAGAGGACAGTTAAAGGAAAACTACACTCGTATTCCCAGTACACAAACGTACTAACTGTTCCCCCACCCCACCACAGTCACTACTGTGCATCCAGCCATAGTTACTTTGTAATTACACTGTCATTATGTATATTACATCCAACTTTCTATACCATCTATTGCATCTTTCCAAAAGTGCATTTACCTACTTTTCTTGCACAATTAACCTCCAACACACCATACCAATACAAAGACAcaacatatatttatatgtgcATGTCAGCATTTCTTTGGAAACACAATAACTCCCCCAGAAACCACATGCAAGTATGTTTACTTAAATGACTGTGAATGGTGCTTAAACTATATTTAACCCATACTTATCCATTAACCCCACTAAAACTGTTTGGATATGTCACGCTCATTGTTGGCTGGCTCAGCTGGCCTTAAGAAAACTATTTAGGAAAGTTCTCAGCCAGGACAAATTTCCATCCACACTGTTAACTTACAGCACAGCCAGTGGCTGATTTGACAGTAGCCCAGAATGCTCCTGCTCCGTCAGTTCAACATTACTACTCACTTCACTAACAGTAACACTGGGGAGAATTGCCAGATGAAGGTCAATGGAGACGTAGGTCAGCTAGGATTGTCCCCCGCCTGTGTCTTTGCTGTTCTGGTTCCATGTTTGACCTCATAGCCTGTGGGCTCCTGCACACCACTGTTTGCAACAATTTGCCTCCTCGGGTAAAGCACTCACTACTGCTAATTAAACAGCATACGTTACTCCTTTACAGATTCTACTGTATGTTAGGCTATTTCCCCCCCCAGAAACACAGCTCAAACCCTAAAGCCATGGACCGGCCCTATAGTCCTTTTTCACAGGACATATTTTGACACGTCACAGTAGGAGAATCACATGTCCTTTTCTGGGATGCTTGAATATCACAGAGCCATTTTTAATATTAGTTACACctcacctgtgcttttcctactatgactaGTCAGAATTtcagctgtgaaaaaggcctgttAGGAAACCCATGAGTATAGTCACAACATGGTTCTTCAGGTGTGTTCTGCTTCCTATTACATTTCCTTGATGCTTCTTTCTAATAATGGCCACATTGATTTACAGATGTGCCAGGGGCACCACAGGGTCTTATCTCACCAAACCAGAGATTGCACTGTCGGGCTCAATGGAGGTTTATCAGGACAGAGGACTTCATGGTTTGCACTGCTTGTATGCTCTTTTTCATCTCTGGCAGTCTCACCTGAGGAGGCTTCTAACCTTGCTCAATTCTTTGTTTACATCAGTCCCCACTTGCACTTCCCCTTACCATGCTGTTTGTGATTTTGCATCAGTAGGGTCCATgaatttttaataaaaacataagGCAGCCTTACCACTAACAAAAGAAATGCCATCTAAAATATACATTACAAATgcctgaacattttaaaaaatctcTGCAAAAAGTGCCTACGTTCTTAATTGACACTGTTGTTCAAATTATGCACCTGTGCTTTATCAGCAGttgtaaacatttaaatgtatagAGCAAGATTTACTTTTTGGAAGTCTTAAAAAACGAATTGCAATGTATGTACCATGTTAGTGTTTTTACATAAAGCAGTCAAAATGTTTTGCACAAATGTCTAACTGCATTTCAACTTTTTTGCACAACAGTCCAGATATTTGTGGTACTATTCTGACATCTAGTGGAACAATATTGCTACTACATCCAGTTTTCAGGTTGTTGCAGCACTTTATTCTCCCAACAGCGATCCAAATGTAGTTTTGATTGAATATGTATCGGTTTCTAAAATTCTTGCCATATAACTAAAGTCATGAAAACTAGCATTTCCCTTAAGTTTTGTACATTCAAATCAACTGTTTCTGATACGATTAGTGCCTCCTTTGTCATTATGAAGTATTCACTTCTTGAACATTGAGTTCAGCGGTTACAAATAATATCCGAGTTGTTAAGAGACAGCTTTGACAAAACTGCAAAGATGACTTTTTAGGAATGTTTAAGAACACTTAGTTATGAAATACTGTGCTACAGTGGCTACAAATGCACACCCAGTAATGTCATGAACtgtcaaactttattttttagatCAAAACAAAgcacagcattaaaaaaaattcaacacTGTAAATACACCCACTGTCTCAAGTGTGTGAAAAAGATGCAATCAAGCACTTTTGGCTTAACATGCTCAGAATTAATGTCAAACTAGTTTGTTTGGTCATGAAAAATAAGTCTACTTTTTGAATGGGCTTACATTACTAtcaaaaagtttaatttatcatGCCAAAGCCTAAGCAGACATAGGTGAAAAGAAGGTTCACAGAACTTTGAGCTTGTGACGTTGAAATATGTTCGATCATTCATTGATTATGTGGTCAAGTAACTGTTTCAATATGCAGCCTGTAATGCAGTGGAGAACCAGGTCCTCAGGCAGGACACAGGTGAGATCAGCCCAGGTagtgggagggagggatgggggAGACGGGAGGAGATTTTTTGAGGGTGGGGAAAGGgttttgtttttagaaacaGGGAAAGATGGGACGGGAGGGCTGATTTCGAGGCTTTGTATTCATTTCTTCTTGGGTTTTGCCTCCAGTGGTAGGCCAATATCCTTCCCACGCAGTTTCAGCCCTGTTAATGACAGAGGATGAACATATGTGTTATAAAGCTGGCAATTAAGACATAATATTCAATCATTTAATTAAGAGTATTCTTACCAATTGCTCTCTCTATCTTGCCCAAGACCTGGTTGTTAGGAATTGCTTTCCCACACTCGTAGTCCGCAATGACTTGAGGCTTCTCGTTAATTTTCTGAGAAAAAGATTTTgccaaaaataatataataaattttGTTTAACAAGCCATTTCTTTTAGAGCTGCATTTTCCACATTATTGCAGAAAACTCACACTAGTGTTGAattttttcaacaacaaaaaagaggaAATGGTCATGTAGACATGTTTTTATTAACTTGATGATAAGAAGAAATGATGGTAAGGTTTGCACAGGAAATGGCTTTACTTGCTGGATCAAAAAATACTGCTGTCTGTTTAGTAAAAATGAGCTTTAAGATTGTGTTATACTCAAAGTAAATTGTATAATCGTCATATTTTGGCTCTCATTCACAATGTAATATGGTTTGTGTGTaattattttatacatgcaACTGATTGATACTTTCAAAGTCTATATCCTAGCTAAGAGATGGTATTCAATAAGAGGCAGTGTCTCACAGATCTTACAGCCTCTTTTGGTCAGGGAACCCATCAGGCTTTCTACTTCCTACTATTTTGGCATTAACCTCTAAGCGGTGTTATGTCAAATGTGGCTGCAAATTGGTTAGGTTATTACAATATGTGATGCAATGTGCTTCACTGTTACTTTGTTAGCTTTGTCTTAGTTTTCTACTTTTAGGTGTTTTCACCCTCTGTACATCATTTTGTGCAAGTGAACTTCAGATTCACCAACATACATAATCAAGGTAAACAATGTTTTACAAATGCAGACAAAAAGGCATCTCTTCCAGCAGCACTATCAATTGTTACACGTTTTCAATGTACGAGAAGTCTGTATACTCACAGTAGCCAGGTCTTTCTGGGTCAGACCGTTATCCTGTCTGCCTTGCTGAATGTACTTGCCCACCTCCAGGGGAACCCTGTCATGGTGAAGCTCCTCTGTCTCCCGGTCCAGTTTGGCTGTGTTCTTTGTCACAAGATGCTGTTTGTTCTGCCCTGCAGACCCTGTGTGACAAGCAGTTGATCAAAGTAAGCCTTGGGCATCATCCAGGGAGGTAGATGTGCAAAAACAGCATCATCACAGCACAGCAGTTAGTCATGTTTTGCCTGCAGAATTACTATATGGAAATTAAAAATGTGTACAAAAAGTATAAATTTACATTTCTTGGATGTCTCAACGTCCTGCCCACGTCTCTGAGCTGCAGTGATTgcctagaaaaaaaaatatgaatatgtacaaatcttacatttcaaaatatattCCTGATTCAATGACTGTAGCTTGCATAATGACCAGAGCATGCTCTATTCAGCATTCGGCTAACCCTGATTACAAATCACGTAGttagatagctagctagctaataagTAACGAATCTGCTTATCTAAGTATGACGCATAGCtaagttaaacaaaaaggacaaCATGAGCAGTCCTGTCCGTGCACAACCACGCCAACTTTACAGCTGCTTAGGCTGTAACGTTAACACTGTATCTTTCGGCCAACATTCTCCATTCGGCCAactctaaaatttccttcgggatgaataaagtatctatctatctacattcACTTCCCATAATGGACTGTAGCAACATGTTCCCACATAATGTTAAAACAGCTGTTAACGTTACAGTAACTAACGTTAGATGTGTGCTGATTTGTCTCGGTCATTTAACGTTAAGGATATCTAGCTACCTTTACAGCACGACCTTCGGTGTTTAACTAGCTAAAGTTACATGTTTTGCCAACAATCATCAAGTTACCAGACATCTGCATGGGGGTCGGGCATGACATCTTATCCCACTTAAAAGCTAGCTAGTTATGAGCCTAGATTGTACTTTAGTTAGCCGAGTATCCTTTTAATGTTAGCTGGCTAATGCTAATTGCTATTTTTGTCACCGTCACATATTTAACGTTCATTATTGCAGTGAGAACACTAACAGATGATACGTCACCCCTAAATCACACcgcctagctagctagccagttAAGTTAACGTTACCGTTACATCCCGGCCGTTATTAACGGGTTGAAGAAAGCGACAAACGGCCACATCCACTGTTGTTGTTATTAGCTAAACCCTTCATGGCTAAACCACGGAGCATGAGCAATGTTTCCTGGTCAATTTAACCTGTAACCACGTGCAACGTTACCACGTTTTACTAACTTAATACACTATGAACTAGCGGTTTACTCGGGTGTTCACTATAACACCAACCCCGAGTTTTGGCTGGTTTAGAGGATCaatagttagttagctagcttcaGAACAAGTCAGAAAAACAGACGCAACGTTTGTGAGGTGCTAACCTGCTTGGATTTGGCCTGTGCAGCAGTCGGCCCCTTCTTCCTCAAGACAGTCACGGTATCCCAGTCACTTTCTGCCATGTTTTCAGGGGTTCACTCGTTATCCGTAATATTTAATAAAGATACAAAAATAAGTACAACTCAGTGTTCGAAATTACCCCCTTCTAAGTAAGGCAGCTAGTGTTACTTTAGCGGACTAGACACTCCTTCCAGAATTATCATCCACGCGTTCTGCCAAAGCTTTATTTACAACAGAGTGATGAACAGTCAGTCACATAATTCGACGAGTTTCAGCAGCGACCTCTGCTGGATGAGCAACGCTGACCTACATCCACATGCCAGGTTTTCCACAATGGTTTTCCACCGTGTGATGGTACATAATGGACtattgcacatttaaaacacacaTTACATCAGACAGGCTGAAAAATCACAGTGCCTCTTATCCAGATGTTACAAAACATCAGTTTCTATCTGTTGGCTGTTTTTGAGAACAAAAATTAACAAATTGCCTACTACATAGTTATTTATCAGGAATTAGTTTAGACATTACTCTGAATAATGTATTACTGAGTGTAccaatattgtgtttttttatttacacaaaatttaaaaataacagtTTAGAGGATTTCACAAACTTTACACAAAGGTAGCATGGAGATAAAATTAGCCATGATTTTAATAAAAATCTTGCATGTTCAACAACACAACAATACAGGACATAGAAAAATGCAAAGTATTACACAAACATGTAAAACTTAGCATCATAATGAGTAAAAATGTACCAATAAGAAAATGTGCAAAGAGTTTTGTTTTCAACCATCAATTTGGTGAAAGCCAGATGTACAATATTTTGCACTAATTGCAACCTTTGTTGATCTACAGGCCACAGTCTACCAGTAACAAGACATTTCAGAGGCAGCATCACTGTTGCGTCGTGTGCGGATGGGGGACCAGCCAATCTCTGAATTGACGTCCTCAGCCCGGTGGAGACGTCCCAAGCGGTAGCCATGTTTGGAACCCTGTTTCCCTGTCCATGCGCGAGGCTTGGGATTCATCtgaaaatagattaaaaaaattattgaaGAGCATTGTACACTGTCCGATGTATTTCCAAGTCTCAGAAATAGTCTAGAAATAACTGAAATGGCAAGGACCCTAAGGTGGTTACTGTATTTCTACCCAATTTGGGGTACCCGTTGTGTTGTCTAGAGGGCCTGtatcaaaatgtactttttatacAATTCATATTTCAGTTGGAATTATGCTTTAAAGTGCATATCCTCAAGTACATTTCTGTTTAATCAAATCATCAGTAACTAACTGGCATACAGCAAACCCAGGACATGGTAGTATTCCAGTTTTGTAATACTGGTtggcagtgttgtagtactcgagacCGGTCTTGGTctcactttttgaaggtctctgTCTCGTCTCAGAATCGACCACATTTTTACtcagtcttgtctcggtctcggatGAAGAAGACTCGGGATTTTATTTTCAAGactggtcaagaccacaactgcaggatATCACTAAAATTGCCTGTGTATtgtctgatttatgtgttaacatctttactgtgattggatgtataacttcctgcttcaaatgcaaccaataacttctagtttgaaatgtgttaccGTTAACCCCTGTTCCCCACCCCCCTTTACACGCACTCCCAAAGTAAATGTAGgtgacaggagaagaagctctggctgtctgggagaTCTCAGCCAAATTGTcagtaataacattttatttattacatttattctattttttaaagagtttatttgcaaaacatctaaaagaaaacacagtaGTGTGTAAgttctgcaatgtaaccctaaccgACACAGCTGGGACCACCTACATTTTTTATCTGCACAAAGTAATGAAGCATAAAGGAAGGTAAGTGTAAGTGACGTTAGCTAAGCTAGCCAACTAAAGTTATCAATCTGCCTCTGTaccaaaactctccagaaatcTCTTCACCCCCTCACCCAAAGGGATTAAACGAATATTAGCTATACATATTAGCTagttgtgtatatactgtatgtttcagttgtttggtctggttttggtcttgtctctgtctcaacccctcaaagtctcggtctcggtctcgatacactctggtcttggtaatgacttggtctcggtttaggtggtcttgactacaacactgctggTTGGTTGCTAGAACTCTAGACACAATGTTTTGGggggacgtgtgtgtgtgtgtgtgtgtgtgtgtgtgtgtgtgtgtgtgtgtggggagatcttgtactagtctatatccacgacattacACTTCCGGGATTCCTCCGTTGcacgccggatttcactctttttggccggatgtccgttaccttcctttttgtttgtgctggaattttaaacttcggtggatttctgaggactatggttaactgctcctcatatctctgcagggtaaatccagacagctagctagactatctgtccaacctgagttttctgttgcaggaCTAAAAACaacttcctgaggctattttgcagtggcaccgtggcttttcccggtgctttGCGGCGTCCAATAccattatgattggtttaaagaaatggcaataaaccacagcacgtttttctcccatcccagaatgctgtgtggactagccagaccctctgcAGCagaggtggaggaaggtctggccaaGCGAGACTATTCTTGTACCAAAAAGTTGAATTCTCATGTgctatttatataataaaaagatcgatacttggcgtccgtGTATCAATAAAAGTATTCacacggaaaatattgcaataCTACTGTATGCTGTAtcaattttttcccccacccctatgTAAGACCCTTTTTATTGTAGTATAATATTCACAGTTctgtttaaaaacaacagacgaGGCATACTGCCAACTTTTGTATGCACATTACCCAGATCCCCTCTGAAACGCTATCCGTTTCTCACCTGAACAAAAACCGTTGTGTTCATGTGTAGAGTCTCCACTCGCTCTGACAAGTGATTCAACCATTCCAGATGG
The Sander lucioperca isolate FBNREF2018 chromosome 14, SLUC_FBN_1.2, whole genome shotgun sequence genome window above contains:
- the edf1 gene encoding endothelial differentiation-related factor 1 homolog codes for the protein MAESDWDTVTVLRKKGPTAAQAKSKQAITAAQRRGQDVETSKKWSAGQNKQHLVTKNTAKLDRETEELHHDRVPLEVGKYIQQGRQDNGLTQKDLATKINEKPQVIADYECGKAIPNNQVLGKIERAIGLKLRGKDIGLPLEAKPKKK